The Vespa velutina chromosome 9, iVesVel2.1, whole genome shotgun sequence nucleotide sequence CTCACCGTTCACTCACCGAGGTCAAGGTTCGATAGAGACGAAAAGTATACGGTCGATGAACGCGTAAATACTTTGGATAGTTTGTTTCTGTTCGATTACACGgcatctcattctctctctctctctctctctctctctctctctctttctctttttttctgtctgtcttgatttctctctttccatccttCTCTCCTTACTCCATCTCTTACGTTGCATAGATCAAAACGTAACTTCAGAGagtaaatcaaaataatttgataaacgAATAGTACGAAAGAGTCGTATTAAGTTAAATTATCGTCAATAGGGAGACTCCACTTCCTGAGTATAAAATATGAGGAATGATTATTTCAAGATCTTTGCAAATTACGATCgataaagaatgagagagttaACGGGGATTAACGGTGCGCGATCGATCGCGCATCAAACACGTTccattatgtacatacattgcACACACAGGGCAAACGAAATGATTtggtattaaaagaaaaggcaTTGTCGTGTGTTAAACTGCACTATCGaaacgaaaattaataaataacaaaaagtaaataaataaacaaataaaacatcaactacaacaacaacaacaacaacaacaacaacaacaacaacaacaataataataataataacaaaaacaacaataacaacaacgacgagtTCAagtatcatcatcgtcattgcTTTTGCGTTGCTTTTTATCAAGTTTATATGTCATCGATTGCCTAACCGATCTAgccgaggaagaaaaaattttgatcaGCATCAATCATGAATCTTATGTTCCGCAAGAACTTCGGCGTGGAGAGGGGTGCCGGTGGTGGTTTAACGGGAACCGGAGGTGGCGTGGGAGGAGGATTGGGAGAGAGCAAGCTCGGTGGGACGTACGGAGGAAGtggtagaggaggaggaggaggaggtggaggagttTATGGTGGTGGAACGTGCTTGGGTCTTGGAAACCGTTACGGTATAACAAGAGTTCCTGGCCAATCAGTAATACCAGGACGTGGACCGATAAGACGTAGCAGGGAATTTGGCTACTTTCCGTCGATGGGCGATCACGAGCATCAGAGTTTCGGATATCGAACTCATCTCTTCCTATCGCCGCCCACAGGTGGACCGCTCGGTGCACCACTCGATCCCGATGCCGGCGAACGACTGGGGCCGTCGCCCCGCCGTAACTCTGGGCCGCATGTTATCAAGTGGGGAGGTGGTGGGGCTAACTCCGGTACAGCGCAAGGCCCAGCCTCGACCAATCAGATCAAAAGGAAGCAGAATCAGCAATCGAAGGAGCCGTCCGAGCCGCCAACGCCAACTGCCTCTAGACAGGTATCACgctttattatatcgatttcgaGTCTTTCAATTTTAACAGGCAAATATATCCTTACCGAGTCGCTCAAAACACCCTTTACGATCGAATACCCAGCAAACGTCTACTTTAATCCTATCTCCAATATACCTCAATATTTCTCGAATTCCATTCGCGTATAACAtactatgtttatttttatcgagcaGACTTCGTTACATAATCTCTACAATTTTCCGTCCCACCTTAACGTTTACTTCCATCGCGATACGCGATTAGGTGTCCGGTTAATTCACGTGTTCCACTAGAACGATAGTTTATAACACACGTAAAGACGCAATGAAAATGTATGAGATGTTTAAAGACTCCGTTGTAACATCTCACGCGATATCTTCATAAAACTCGCAAAAACCCTCTAATGCCGGCGAACTAATGCATGACGATATTTCATCACAAATCGCGGTTTCGTGCCGACCGTAGCGTTTCGGGTGTTAATGCACGCGTCATGctaattttgaatatattactgcgtacatacgcatatatatatatatatatatatatatatatatttaaaaatatgccTTATCATTACGGTTAAATTTGCAAATGCGTGCACTTAAATTAATTCTCAACTTTAGAAATCGAATTCTTATTATGCGTGACATTGTTATAACTCGTAGAATATGATTCATGACTGCACCAGAATAATTATACCGCATTATGAATCACAAAAGGACAGGGCCAAATCAGACAAAAGGAGAATGGTCACGTTAACAGTACcgttatgaaattttaaagataCCGGTAACGAATAGGTACTAGTTCTaaactcataaaaaaaaaaaaaaaagaaaacactttTTACATTTCTCATACTTGGTATctctaaaataaattgtaataaaaatttgcgtataattatatatatatatatatatatatatatatcttgtaagGCGAAaagttgaataaaaattatacttaatcgtatataaaaattatacttatacatatgaCGAATAAAATAAGCTACGGGATCGAAAGGTTtccattaaaattcttttcacgAATCATATTacttgaatgaaaatattttaattatttcaaagacaCTCTCTATACAGGACATTCGTTAAAGACGTCCTAATCTTCATTCTAAATTCTTATCTTACATTGGGCAAAACGATTGGTtgctttcatttcgtttcgtttagtTTCGAAACGAACAAATCACGTGAAACGGAATGTGGAAGGTGCATTACGACCCGTCGTCGGTTTAAGAGTATAATTTTACAAGGACGAGAAAAGTTATAGAGAGGAAACGGCGAATACCTTAACGTGTACCGTGCAATGTAGCATAAAGTTACACCTACACAAAATCGAACGGCACGCAAAGTCCCTATCTTATTGCACGCCATAGTGGATCTTTGCGACGTGCAGTAAATTTCGAGACGAGACTTCGCGTTAGACCATGCAAAATCTTTTCACATTTTCTACGATTATCTTTCTACGTGTCATTTCAATTTGATCCTTTATCGTTTAACGACCACGTACAATATttcttgataatttttcattttgatataatatgcatatatctatatatatgtatatatatatatatatatatatatatacagacacacatacacacacatacacacgtacgtcATGTCTaaacaaaacagaacaaaaaaatattctacgaatatcaataatatcaatcgtTTGTCAAGgccaattaaataatttatctccTATGAAATCGTAGAAAagttgtgtgtgtatataaaaaaaaaaaaaaaaagaaaaaagaaagaaagaagataatttaTCCTACATTCGTGTAAcatacagataataataataataataataataataataataataataataataataataataataataataataataataataataataataataataataaaacggaGTATCGATCGGGTAATGGAGACATTTCAGTTTTACGagtcgatcgataatatacaaatgtatgtgtgtatgtgtataatgAGATCGACTATGAGAAATTCCTTCGGTCAGGATCACGCGCCGTTAAATCGTAAGtcataagaataaataataaaaattataagtaaaagtattaaatcgaaatttacataaatacgttAGTTCTTCGcttacttgttttttttttttttttttttttttttttttttaacgatttcttCAACGTCCTAAACAGGttcggagaaagagaattgaCTGGCTAATCAATCGCACAAAATTTCTTACGATCGATATAAAACTCGAATACCAGGAACGATCCAtcagatgaagagagagagagagagaaagagacatatacatatatacatataaatactaGAGAACGTGTATATTCAGACGTAGTAGTCATTGACCGAATTTACACATAGTCatagaataatagtaatagtattagagtaatagtagtaatagtagtagcaacacataaaaagatctttaagttttttaacaattcgttcttttttttttcttctccctttcgttctaaaaaaaaaaaaaaaaaaaatcgaatagaaaaagagtaagTTGTGTTATATCGACGATTtcgttaaaacaaaaatgatctaacggtacgattaataataaaattcaggaaatcgattgaaaaatttttttgatcgatattTTCAGGTGTCCTTTAGCGGCAATAGATCTTCCGGTACCTATACACCCCTCGTTGTATCCGGTAATAGTCCACCACGTGGTGAACCGATCTCCCTGGCAACATTGGATCGAGACTGCTTCATTATACCACTTGCGTCATTGGAAAGATTTTTACCAGCTGGCGTACCGGTAGGTTCATCccttttttataatcaaatattatcttcaatattgaaaatatttccgatatgcaacaataacaataacaatggaCAAAACGACaaggacgatgacgacaacgacaacgacaacagaaaaaaatttcttcaaacaaaacaaacgagTTCAATGTAGCACCCTTTGGTTTAACTTTTTGGATTAACCCTTTGAactcgattttaatttttttcatccgAGTTATCGTTGATCATTCGGAttgcattttaatataaaacaaagagataatcattgatttattttctctttctctctctctctctctctctctctctctctttctctattcttcgTTGCGGTAACGATggtaaacaaacaaataaaaataatgactaAAATCGAGAGATATgccaaagaaaacaaatgattattattgttgtaatctAAGAAAGGGATGTACGAGaattatgtacgtacgtaatctcagaagtttttttttttttcttttttttttttacgagaataCGTATTGTCAACTATACTTgtgacatatatgtatacgtgttgaaaggattaaagaaaattctcgtTTCAAGGTTGAAAGTTGGACCGTCTAAAATCAGAGTATGTAGGTAAATTACTTGTACGTCCGAAACGAGCGAGTGTACACCTGTTAAAACTGGAATGCTCAAGTTCGtaaccagagagagagagagagagagagagagagattaagagagagaaagaaagatgaatccACGCGCACATCAACCTTGTACGTACGTCTTGGACTTAAAAATAGATGAAACTAAGTACTCGTGGCGATTCGAGCACAATAAAATTGAATCACCTTCGGGTTTTAACTAACAACGTaggtataattttattgcGTAATGGACCAATCCAGAAATAACCTCGAAGGATATTATTtcccatttttattatattgaaatattttcattatacatatatatatatatatatatatatatatatatatatgtatttattttttgtaataaatgttGGACCATTCATTTTGTTGATTAAAGAGCGCACCAATAGCGGACAAGAAAAGATCGGGCAGCCCGCTGTCGATTCTCGAGGTCGAGGATCCAAAGCAATGTGTTCTTGTCCATTTCATGACACCGTTGGAACCCTTGGATCCATTGGTAGAGTCTCCTGTTTCACGGCCTCTCGTATTGCAACGCGATACCGCCGCGGAACTCGTCGCTGAAATAGCACCTTCCGCCTCCCAAAGTATTTTACTCACAAACATGGAAAAGAATGGTTAGtgggttaaaaaaaaaaaaaaagaagaaaaaaaaagaaagagagaaagaaaaaaaaaactatctgCATGTACTTGCTTAGATCATCCCTTTAGAGTACCCCTACACTTTAATAAGTAGAATTTaacagaacaaaacaaaaaaatatattcgaacaaatgataataaagtctTATTCACCGTAATCGTTTATTACAActtattagattttatatatatatatatatatatatatatatatatatatatatatatatatgtatattttataatatattataatgctttagaataatttaatattaatgtcaagtaatgaaattaaaaaaattaatattatacagtattaccttctttttttttttgtaataccataataataaaatttataataatataataaatatatatatattatacacaatattgtatacaatacatatatatgtatgtgtatatataatatataatatatatatatatacacacataactatcaaactttgaaaatatatgtaacttAGAAAAcgtcgtataaaaaaagaatgaagaaaaaagaaaaaaaaggggaaaaagaatttcttcgtCGATGTCCACAATATATTACTTACTCATCcgaaattaatagaatatacCGTTATTGCGGaacactctatatatatatatatatatatgtatatatatatatccgataaGATGAAAACGATCTAAGCAAGTTATCTTCTAGCGTATAACGAGATAACATtaaagtttattttctttgactATTACAGCGGATTTCCCGTTCATAACGTACTATCTAATAAATAAGCAGAACACGGATCCCCTCGATTTTTACAACGAAGTTCAATGTGCGGCCTTGAGGAAGTTCGATCCGCGTGACCTCAGATACGCGGCCAGCCATACTTTGGATCTGTTCAACGAAGTAGCGACGATAGCAAGACCACCGTTGGAACCACCCGGTGGGAGACCACCTATTCCGTCCACCGGCTACATAGTCTCGATCTTCAAAGTGTTCGAGGGTGACGACGGTCTCAAGTTTGAGCAAAATTGGCTTTATTGGAGTGGTACTACAAATAGgatgacttttttttattttctctttctttttctttcctctttttttccttctctctctctctctctctctctctctctctctgtttctcttttctcaatatttctttttcttttccttaatctctggtttttttttcttttccttttttttttctttttttttttaacaacttATTGCTTGCAGGTGCCCGAATGATGTACCGATATCTACCAAAATCGGTCGGCCTAAGGCGTATAACCCTTCACAAGTCGATGTCGCAGGGTGACAAGATGTATCTACTAATCTGCGAATGTTCGCAACTGCAAGACAATCTATCCGCAGCGGCGATATTGCTGCCGGCATTGCGCGCCCGATTATGCGGATACATCGGCCTTTACAGGCCCTCCGTATGCTTCTGATTTCCTCAGAAATGCTCGACGTTGTATATCGTACGCAGGGACGTAACTAggtgagataaaaaaaaaaaaaaaaacaaaagaaagaaaaaaaaaaaaaagaagaacataaaaaaaaccccacaaaaatcaaaaataaggaaggaagaaaaaaagaaaattatcgatgGATTATCGGGTTATAGGCTCTGCgtataaaataagaacgatcgaatatttcgataaacttgaatctctctctctctctctctctctctctctctctctctctttatttctctctatttctatctctatttttctatttgtctatctctttttctctgataGATCTTTATCAATTTTGTCTAAAATATTGCTATGATGTTATCGAAGGTATACGAAGCTATCTCTCGGTAGTATCTTTATATgctaaataaaaacatatacaaGCGTTCATCGTCGGtatatttcacaatttttcTAGGATactaaaaattctttttttttttgctagaAACTTATCCGATTTTTCTAGGATTGTTCGAGAGAATGTAGAGATGAGGTCCATGGTTgaagatatttcttataaaaaaaatcgtcttTGTCGCACCGTCGGgtaaatcgaatgaaaaagtaagagagagagaaagagagagagagagagagagagagagagagagagagagagagagagaaaagaatgtaaCATCGAAAAAGATCTTTCGATGcgctaaaaaaagaaaaaaaaggaggaaggaaaaaaaaaagaaaaggaagaaaaaaggcgTAGAAAATCAATACTTCGCACGTATTCGCTTCGGACGAAATttgaggtaaaaaaaaaaaaaaaaaaaaaaaaaaaaagaaagaaaaaaaaatctcaatcTCTATCGTCTGCGCTCGCCTAGTTTTACGCCAACTGGCCATTtgtatttttcgattttataacATGATCATAGAGAGTAATATCATTAATCGGCTGATACGCATTCGTCTCGTCGAACTATAAGCTGATTATCTTGAacgcatatacgtatatatatatatatatataattgacaaTTATAcgggggaaataaaaaaaaaaaaaaaggaaggaaggaaggaaggaaggaaaggaagatggagaaaaatgaaaaaaaaaaaaaaaaacagaaagaaacacTTTTATTACTACCGATTTAACACGCTAATATTAACATATCATACTCGATAAACTGTGATACTCGAACGGGCAACGGGATATATCACAATAAACGATAGGCGTAGAGAATCTCttcttttcgaatttatcttcggaaaaaaaaagaaagaaagaaagaaagaaagaaggaagaaaaagaaaaaagaaatcgcgCTAATAAAACATGACACTAATAGACGTGCGCATTAGACATCACGTAGGATAGCTCGAACgaaaatttagatataaatcGTGAGCATTTTTAGAAGAACAccgatatttaattaattaacattaaatattcggctttatatacattattatcattatgatcgAGATAATAAAGTATAGTCGAGGATCGCGGAGGATTATGATCGACAATATGGCGCGCAATAACGCCATTACACTATTGACGGTCATACATCCAAgcgaaatttaaataattccttCCTCGTACTTCGAATCATAACACGCCTGTCTCTTATCGCtcaacaaaaatgaaaatcaataaatatataaataaataaataaataaataaacgaggTGGGAAGCTTTTaaagagaacatttttttagGGGCGTACCTACTTATGTAGTCTTTTTAGACGAAATAAAAGTAGTCGTAAGTCGGCATTGTAGtacaaaagattttaaaagaaaagaaaaaaaaaaaaaaaagaaaaaaaaaataacgtataGTCAATATACGCTTGTTGCATACTGACAATAGCTAGGACGAGTTGCGCAGGCGCGGTTCGTCAAACATTAtcttagatttttattaaggCTCCGATTTAAGGATAGAGTGGGGGAGggggatgatgatgatgatgacgatgatgatgacgatgatgatgacgatgatgatgatggggtggggaggggggaagaaagaaaaaaaacaaccgcggagaaataaaagaaaaaaaaaaaaaaaaaaaaaaaagaaagaaaagagtgcGGAGAAAATATGCGGAACAAGAACAAGCCCCTTAACTTTTAAGGTTAAAATTTGACTTTACTGTGATCATATGCGTCGTTTAGTCGTTCATCGGCACGATTAACGCACTTCGAGATCAAGATAATTCTCATACTCGATCCATTCGTGTCGATGAAATATCGACAGTAAGAGAAGAAATTGGAGAAATAACGTTGTAATTCGGGTTTCCTCTCGGCTGCacgattttgttaataaaaaaaaaaaaagaaaaaaaaagaaaaagaaaaaaaaaactagaatggggaaaaaagggaaacataaacaaaaaagaaaaaaaataaaaaataaaaaagaaagaaaggaagacgaAGGGGAGTCACTACTTGCTTCGAAAACGGAGCATCGCCACTTTTTCAGGGTTTCACATGAGCGATTTTACCGATAAATTACGAAACTTTTCTTataatctatctatatctatcaatAATCTCTTCTTTTGATTGTCATTCCTTtaccaagagaaaaaaaaagaacaaaaaagaagaaaaaaaaaaaaaagaaaaaaaaaggaaaaaccagCCAACATGGTATGATTTGCTTTGACGAGCAAATATGAAGATCTTACGGCACGTCGTTACTTACAAGATCAAtgacgataaaatttattatatatcatgtacAACGAATACGATGAgaagatattattaacaataaattaacTTCTAACATTATTCCCAaaatatgtttcattttctttcacgcCTGTTCCTTTTCACATTgttctaaataataattagatatcgaaccctttttgttttttttttttttttttaattttgatattgacATCATGCAATtcttatctaataaataatatatacatgtgtgtgtttgtgtgtctATGTGCACATATACAAAGCTATATACAAGTAAAAGTTATTGCaacaatatataatcataCCGTATTTCGTATACTAGGAGAAAAGTACTAAAAGTAAACGTTTTCTTAATAACCCTTTATTCCTCGAAATCTTCTTCTTGCATCCaactaaaaagaaacattccaaactgtatatgaaaatatctatgtgtgtatatgtatatacacatattttatatattttgtgacATATACGAGGTTATGTACTTACCATAGAATGCTTGCAATCAAATAATGTCTGCCACAAGGAATAACATTCATCAGGCACACTTGGATCTCTAGTTTGAAGACAATATCTTGGTGTACGTTTatcctaaaatatatataaaaaaaaaaaaaaagaaaaagaaaaaaattcatatcaatTATCCAAGAGAAAAGTTTAgctaacatttttaaataatcgctaaaatttattaaataatcaattcCATTTGAAGGTTAGAAATAACACACGGCCATTATTTACTTTACTGCAACAGTCCGTTTTAAGTAGACACATCTTTAATTGTGCACGAAGATGAGCACATCTGCTTTGATCTTTTAAAACCTCACTGTTCTCCGAATAATCcattatattttacgtattatGTGCTTTAACTTTGCTAAACGGCATGTACATTTAATAAAGACATTCAAATGAAAACATACATTTTAGAATAAAGATGGCGCCTGACTCGTCCTATTCTTACAATGGTGATCTGTCATCCCTATTGCGACAGATCAtccgtattttatattacatttggcaaaaaaaatatcaagtatTAGCAATGATCCCTgtcaaaagaataatatacttttgaaTAACGTACATACTGATcgttagataataatatataagtgtaCATTTACATATGAGTAATAGACGGACGGTATATTAAATTTGAGGTTAGTTTCGTAATATTCGTCGATTAAgcagtttttatatattatctttcaaataagaattataatctCGATGTTACATTTCcaattatagtttttatcattcattgtatcctttatatttttatacagacACAAATGGTATATCAGCGTGGAAATCAGAAGGAAGGCTCTCCGCattatgtatttctttattcgGATGATGAAAATAGCGGAGACGAGGAAAATTTTCCTTTACAGCTGCGTACCGATTCTACATCTTCCCCGCGAAAAGTGGAAGTGATCAATGTTTTAATCAAACCAGAGGATACATTGCAAGCATTAGCACTTCGATATAGGTGCACGGTaatatcaaattgaaaaattattagacacaagtatattaatttcaatgtactttaataatatcttatgATTTTTAGATATCAGAATTGAAAAGAATCAATAAGATTCacaaagagaatgagataTATGCTCGAAGATCTATAAAAGTGCCAATTCaaccattttctattttaacagAAAATTTGGATAAAACTTCTGACATAagcgaagaaaaattagatacTACTGTACAATCTGAATCAGGAACTATCGCAAGAGTACAACCATCAATAAATTTAGTAAATGTTTCTGTACCTATTGATCTTCCTCAAACagagattaataatattatacttaattcGGTATGTGAACCTTTAGCATCGTACAAATCAAATAATTCACCGGAAACATCTTATACAGAATATGATCAATTACTTAATTCAACAGAAAGTGAGGTAATAGAATCACATTTCATGGACACGTTTAAATGTTCTGGTGATGATTGTGGTTTATCATGGACACAACTTTTAGGAGTTTCTTTACTCCTAGGTTTTGCTGGtcctattatatacatattgtatatagcCGAATATTCTACTAAAACAAATCATTAaagtaatatagataatagaaatataatgaaaacagCATATTTAACGTATCTTTgtgataatagaaatttttggaATAATATGCAAATTGCATTGTTTTAAGGGATTaagattaatatgaaaaaaaaaaaaaaaaaaaaaaaaaagaattatccaTATACGAGTTTACtgacattttataaaatatataaatttttatattgatcatATATGGAtcgatataaagataaaaactaaCGAAAGTATGAACCGTACGgatttattagattataaattttaaattgataatatgagaaattaatatagtaatttaGGTAACTATTTAAATGTCAATTTGATTTGAATCATTATTGAATTTagcctgaaaaaaaaaagagatcataTCATAAAACAATATTCTCTTACAAATCAATAtcgtggaagaaaaaaaaagtaaatataaaatctatattatatagtttgtGAATGCCCAGTGTTAGttgtttatatctattttaagtACATAAGATTTAGAGATTAGAATCtccatataataattactaaaaGAAGTgcctttatattatatctcaaTTGATGAAAGAATATGTTACATTTACTTTTACTCAAAAATCTCTGATCTACATGCTGtagattttttataacattgtatattcaattaaaattctattttaaaattaaatttaatttacataattgtaccgcaatgatttataattaaaaagaaaaagaaaaagaaaaagaaaaagaaaaacaaaaagaaacaaaaaagtagtATTTTTCCGAAATAATAtgcaataatttaattacttaCAACAATAGATGTTTTTGCTAGCTTGCTTTATGGAAAT carries:
- the LOC124951656 gene encoding uncharacterized protein LOC124951656 isoform X2, with amino-acid sequence MATIGIPLALHLINCQSSSLINSKVRGKLFGGLTYTSNSNSNSSGSSSDSSSSSSSSSSSSNSDGGDGDGSSFLDVRFIIQNEIQRVYVTPSFEEKQNFGVERGAGGGLTGTGGGVGGGLGESKLGGTYGGSGRGGGGGGGGVYGGGTCLGLGNRYGITRVPGQSVIPGRGPIRRSREFGYFPSMGDHEHQSFGYRTHLFLSPPTGGPLGAPLDPDAGERLGPSPRRNSGPHVIKWGGGGANSGTAQGPASTNQIKRKQNQQSKEPSEPPTPTASRQSAPIADKKRSGSPLSILEVEDPKQCVLVHFMTPLEPLDPLVESPVSRPLVLQRDTAAELVAEIAPSASQSILLTNMEKNADFPFITYYLINKQNTDPLDFYNEVQCAALRKFDPRDLRYAASHTLDLFNEVATIARPPLEPPGGRPPIPSTGYIVSIFKVFEGDDGLKFEQNWLYWSGARMMYRYLPKSVGLRRITLHKSMSQGDKMYLLICECSQLQDNLSAAAILLPALRARLCGYIGLYRPSVCF
- the LOC124951656 gene encoding uncharacterized protein LOC124951656 isoform X1; translated protein: MATIGIPLALHLINCQSSSLINSKVRGKLFGGLTYTSNSNSNSSGSSSDSSSSSSSSSSSSNSDGGDGDGSSFLDVRFIIQNEIQRVYVTPSFEEKQNFGVERGAGGGLTGTGGGVGGGLGESKLGGTYGGSGRGGGGGGGGVYGGGTCLGLGNRYGITRVPGQSVIPGRGPIRRSREFGYFPSMGDHEHQSFGYRTHLFLSPPTGGPLGAPLDPDAGERLGPSPRRNSGPHVIKWGGGGANSGTAQGPASTNQIKRKQNQQSKEPSEPPTPTASRQVSFSGNRSSGTYTPLVVSGNSPPRGEPISLATLDRDCFIIPLASLERFLPAGVPSAPIADKKRSGSPLSILEVEDPKQCVLVHFMTPLEPLDPLVESPVSRPLVLQRDTAAELVAEIAPSASQSILLTNMEKNADFPFITYYLINKQNTDPLDFYNEVQCAALRKFDPRDLRYAASHTLDLFNEVATIARPPLEPPGGRPPIPSTGYIVSIFKVFEGDDGLKFEQNWLYWSGARMMYRYLPKSVGLRRITLHKSMSQGDKMYLLICECSQLQDNLSAAAILLPALRARLCGYIGLYRPSVCF
- the LOC124951659 gene encoding cytochrome c oxidase assembly factor 5, with the translated sequence MDYSENSEVLKDQSRCAHLRAQLKMCLLKTDCCSKDKRTPRYCLQTRDPSVPDECYSLWQTLFDCKHSMLDARRRFRGIKGY
- the LOC124951657 gene encoding lysM and putative peptidoglycan-binding domain-containing protein 3, producing the protein MVYQRGNQKEGSPHYVFLYSDDENSGDEENFPLQLRTDSTSSPRKVEVINVLIKPEDTLQALALRYRCTISELKRINKIHKENEIYARRSIKVPIQPFSILTENLDKTSDISEEKLDTTVQSESGTIARVQPSINLVNVSVPIDLPQTEINNIILNSVCEPLASYKSNNSPETSYTEYDQLLNSTESEVIESHFMDTFKCSGDDCGLSWTQLLGVSLLLGFAGPIIYILYIAEYSTKTNH